From a single Collibacillus ludicampi genomic region:
- the bet gene encoding phage recombination protein Bet produces the protein MAEAKANLQVVTGGSSMPTLNVSNEQKLQAIRGTVAKGATDAEFVMLMHLANRYQLDPFLKEIWFIKYGNTPTIMVSRDGLRNYAQRQEDFEGLISQEVRKGDTFKYSPITGEIYHETDDGSGPITKAYAIVYRKNRKPHIELVDFKEYYEALSAKNPVWKSHPSAMIKKVAEVLAL, from the coding sequence ATGGCGGAGGCAAAAGCCAATCTGCAAGTCGTTACCGGCGGTTCATCCATGCCGACTTTAAACGTATCAAACGAGCAAAAGCTGCAAGCTATCCGCGGCACCGTTGCGAAAGGAGCAACCGACGCTGAGTTCGTCATGCTCATGCATTTGGCCAACCGGTATCAGTTGGACCCCTTTCTTAAAGAGATCTGGTTTATCAAGTACGGCAATACACCGACCATCATGGTCAGCCGGGATGGTCTACGCAATTACGCACAACGCCAAGAAGATTTCGAGGGTCTGATCAGTCAGGAAGTGCGGAAAGGCGACACATTCAAATACAGCCCGATTACTGGTGAGATTTATCACGAAACAGACGATGGTAGTGGACCTATTACGAAAGCGTACGCCATCGTCTATCGGAAAAACCGAAAACCACATATCGAATTGGTGGATTTCAAAGAGTATTACGAAGCACTAAGTGCGAAAAACCCCGTTTGGAAGTCTCATCCGAGTGCGATGATCAAAAAAGTTGCGGAGGTTCTGGCTCTCAA
- a CDS encoding host-nuclease inhibitor Gam family protein — MSVLENHLETQEVRENFVVDTKEKAVWALRKLAKIRQEMAENQAIAEKEIERIKAWLEDVNGGLQRDAEYFESLLQAYHRMVLEENPRAKSIKLPYGTLKARKQEPDYIRDEEKLLIWTKANRPDAVRVKESVDWSSLKRTIVSTENGVAVDENGQVIEGITVVDCGIKFSVEVAE, encoded by the coding sequence ATGAGCGTACTTGAAAACCATCTGGAAACCCAAGAGGTTCGTGAGAATTTCGTGGTTGATACAAAAGAGAAAGCAGTTTGGGCTCTTCGAAAACTGGCTAAAATCCGCCAGGAGATGGCTGAAAATCAAGCCATCGCTGAAAAAGAGATCGAGCGGATCAAAGCATGGCTGGAAGACGTAAACGGTGGTCTTCAAAGAGATGCTGAATACTTTGAGAGCCTGCTCCAGGCATATCATCGCATGGTCTTAGAAGAGAATCCGAGAGCCAAAAGCATTAAATTGCCATACGGAACATTGAAGGCCCGGAAACAAGAGCCGGATTACATTCGGGATGAAGAAAAGCTTTTAATCTGGACGAAAGCAAATCGGCCGGATGCGGTGAGGGTGAAGGAGAGCGTTGATTGGTCGTCATTGAAGAGAACGATCGTCAGCACGGAAAATGGCGTCGCCGTTGACGAAAATGGTCAGGTGATCGAGGGCATTACGGTGGTGGATTGTGGCATCAAATTCTCGGTGGAGGTGGCTGAGTAA